The Streptococcus viridans genome includes a window with the following:
- a CDS encoding sugar transferase, with protein MKYFLKEEFLKDSGARNAGNKARNDVEEIVKREGYQPLLLTVEDWYQMGTVKAQQHKAKALAQAFSQLKSGDQLLIQFPMLHHSFFTTRLVRKIQRRGVQVYFIIHDLEALRYANLDTVPLKHKIRVHLQESSLLKVADGVIAHNPIMKSVLVEKGIPEHKLVSLEIFDYLIPNYQEKDGLSKDQPIIVAGNLAQEKAGYLYQLPARPAYNLYGVGFDESRALANETYFGSFLPDELPAALEGGFGLVWDGDSAETCSGVFGDYLRYNNSHKASLYLASGFPLVVWKQSALSHFVLEKSCGIAVESLHDLSLAIEQLDDKDYQDLLVNAKGIGQKIRNGRYLTNALNKLVK; from the coding sequence ATGAAGTATTTTCTAAAAGAAGAGTTTTTAAAAGATTCTGGAGCTCGAAACGCCGGGAACAAGGCTAGAAATGATGTCGAAGAGATCGTCAAACGAGAAGGCTATCAACCCTTGTTGTTAACAGTTGAGGATTGGTACCAAATGGGAACCGTTAAAGCCCAACAGCATAAGGCGAAAGCGCTGGCTCAAGCTTTTTCTCAGTTGAAATCAGGGGATCAATTATTAATTCAATTCCCCATGCTCCATCATAGTTTTTTCACCACTCGGTTGGTAAGAAAAATCCAGCGAAGAGGGGTACAAGTCTATTTTATTATCCATGATTTAGAAGCTTTGCGCTATGCCAATCTGGATACAGTACCTTTGAAACATAAGATTCGAGTCCATCTTCAAGAATCAAGTCTATTGAAGGTAGCTGATGGAGTGATTGCTCATAATCCGATTATGAAATCAGTATTGGTGGAGAAGGGGATCCCAGAGCACAAACTAGTTAGTTTAGAAATTTTTGACTACCTCATTCCGAATTACCAAGAGAAAGATGGTCTATCAAAGGATCAACCAATCATTGTAGCAGGGAATTTAGCCCAAGAAAAAGCAGGCTACCTTTATCAATTGCCTGCTAGACCGGCCTACAATCTCTATGGTGTCGGCTTTGACGAGAGCAGAGCACTTGCTAACGAGACCTACTTTGGCTCCTTCCTACCAGATGAGCTCCCTGCAGCCCTTGAAGGTGGCTTTGGTCTTGTCTGGGACGGGGATAGTGCGGAGACCTGTAGTGGTGTATTTGGTGATTACCTTCGCTACAATAACTCTCACAAGGCTTCACTTTATCTAGCATCGGGCTTCCCGCTTGTCGTGTGGAAACAGTCAGCCTTGTCTCACTTTGTGCTTGAGAAGAGCTGTGGGATTGCAGTAGAGTCGCTACATGATCTCTCTCTAGCGATTGAACAGTTAGACGATAAGGACTACCAAGACTTGCTTGTCAATGCGAAAGGCATCGGTCAAAAGATTCGTAATGGACGTTATTTAACAAATGCCTTGAATAAACTTGTAAAATAG